In Pongo pygmaeus isolate AG05252 chromosome 13, NHGRI_mPonPyg2-v2.0_pri, whole genome shotgun sequence, one genomic interval encodes:
- the LOC129044753 gene encoding LOW QUALITY PROTEIN: olfactory receptor 13F1 (The sequence of the model RefSeq protein was modified relative to this genomic sequence to represent the inferred CDS: inserted 3 bases in 2 codons; substituted 1 base at 1 genomic stop codon): MFPANWTSVKVFFFLGFSHYPKVQVIIFVVCLLMYLITLLGNITLISVTILDSHLHXPMYLFLSNLSFLDIWYSSSALTPMLANXVSGRNTISFSGCATQMYLSLAMGSTECVLLPMKAYDRYVAICNPLRYPTIMNRRTCVQIAAGSWMTGCLTALVETMSVLPLSLCGNSIINHFTCEILAILKLVCVDTSLVQLIMLVISVLLLPMPVLLICISYAFILTSILRISSVEGRSKAFSTCTAHLMVVVLFYGTALSMYLKPSTVDSQEIDKFMALVYAGLTPMLNPIIXSLRNKEVKVALKKLLIRNPFNAAFISILK, translated from the exons atgttccCGGCAAATTGGACATctgtaaaagtatttttcttcctgGGATTTTCTCACTACCCCAAAGTTCAGGTCATCATATTTGTGGTGTGCTTGCTGATGTACCTGATCACCTTGCTGGGAAACATTACTCTGATCTCCGTCACCATTCTAGATTCCCACCTGC ACCCCATGTACCTCTTCCTCAGCAATCTGTCCTTTCTGGACATCTGGTACTCCTCTTCTGCGCTCACTCCAATGCTGGCAAA TGTCTCAGGGAGAAACACTATTTCATTCTCAGGGTGTGCCACTCAGATGTACCTCTCCCTTGCCATGGGCTCCACCGAGTGTGTGCTCCTGCCCATGAAGGCATATGACCGGTATGTGGCCATCTGCAACCCCCTGAGATACCCTACCATCATGAATAGGAGAACCTGTGTGCAGATTGCAGCTGGCTCCTGGATGACAGGCTGTCTCACTGCCCTGGTGGAAACGATGTCTGTGCTGCCACTGTCTCTCTGTGGTAACAGTATCATCAATCATTTCACTTGTGAAATTCTGGCTATCTTGAAATTGGTTTGTGTGGACACCTCCCTGGTGCAGTTAATCATGCTGGTGATCAGTGTACTTCTTCTCCCCATGCCAGTGCTACTCATTTGTATCTCTTATGCATTTATCCTCACCAGTATCCTGAGAATCAGTTCAGTGGAAGGCCGAAGTAAAGCCTTTTCAACGTGCACAGCCCACCTGATGGTGGTAGTTTTGTTCTATGGGACAGCTCTCTCCATGTACCTGAAGCCGTCCACTGTAGATTCacaggaaatagataaatttatgGCTTTGGTATATGCTGGACTAACCCCTATGTTGAATCCTATCATCTAGAGTCTACGGAACAAAGAGGTGAAAGTGGCCTTGAAAAAATTGCTGATTAGAAATCCTTTTAATGCTGCCTTCATTTCCATCCTCAAATAA